Proteins encoded in a region of the Gemmatimonadota bacterium genome:
- a CDS encoding MerR family transcriptional regulator: MTSSRIAPKEYYSIGEVCEIVGLKPHVLRYWETQFGVLSPSKNRSGNRVFRRKEIQLVLLVKRLLYEEKYTIEGARQRLEQLRRGGDLPDARRRAIDQELLVQLRDELDELERVLTPPRKR, from the coding sequence GTGACTTCTTCGAGAATCGCTCCCAAGGAGTACTACTCGATCGGCGAGGTCTGCGAGATAGTGGGCCTGAAGCCGCACGTGCTCCGCTACTGGGAAACCCAATTCGGCGTGCTCAGCCCGTCGAAAAACCGCTCCGGAAACCGCGTCTTCCGGCGCAAGGAGATCCAGCTCGTGTTGCTGGTCAAGCGTCTCCTGTACGAGGAGAAGTACACCATCGAGGGGGCGCGCCAGCGGCTCGAGCAGCTCCGCCGTGGGGGGGACCTGCCGGACGCCCGTCGGAGAGCCATCGATCAGGAACTACTCGTGCAGCTGCGGGATGAGCTGGATGAGCTCGAGCGGGTGCTGACCCCTCCCCGGAAGCGCTGA
- the larC gene encoding nickel pincer cofactor biosynthesis protein LarC — MRVLIFDPFAGISGDMFLGAVLALGYPVERLREVAARLGAPPGSVSTDTVQRRSIACRSARFELPREHHHRHLPDILEILEGGLDGEALALARRIFERLAAAEASVHGIDPDHVHFHEVGALDSILDIGCAADAVRFLNIEECFTRAVSIGRGWIDIDHGRFPLPAPATAKLLEGMDIGETQWDGECTTPTGAAILAELTDGRPPPTRWRVLASGYGAGSRDPADRPNCLRLLLAELSSEQDTTMVIVQSDLDDMAPEYVPPALEALRAAGAVDVTTSAVGMKKGRPGLRIEALAPYQTLDSVLDALFESTTTIGARYWTVGRRALPRTASTRLWHGTRIRSKQVHLPDGQVRRKPEFDDVASAARDAGVPPLGVRQALDSTEPTDEDGTAVGGSTPVEMV; from the coding sequence ATGCGCGTCCTCATCTTCGACCCGTTCGCCGGCATCAGCGGCGATATGTTCCTCGGCGCCGTCCTGGCTCTGGGCTATCCTGTGGAGCGGCTTCGCGAGGTCGCCGCGCGGCTGGGCGCGCCGCCTGGATCGGTGTCCACCGACACGGTCCAGCGCCGCTCGATCGCGTGTCGCTCGGCCCGCTTCGAGCTTCCCCGTGAGCACCACCACCGGCACCTGCCGGACATCCTGGAGATCCTGGAGGGCGGTCTGGACGGTGAGGCTCTCGCGCTCGCGCGCCGGATCTTCGAGCGCCTCGCCGCGGCGGAGGCATCGGTCCACGGCATCGACCCGGACCACGTGCACTTCCACGAAGTCGGCGCGTTGGATTCGATTCTGGATATCGGCTGCGCCGCCGACGCCGTCCGCTTCCTGAACATCGAGGAGTGCTTCACGCGCGCGGTCTCGATCGGCCGCGGCTGGATCGACATCGACCACGGGCGCTTTCCCTTGCCGGCGCCGGCCACGGCCAAGCTGCTGGAGGGTATGGACATCGGGGAAACCCAGTGGGACGGTGAGTGTACGACGCCAACCGGTGCGGCCATCCTCGCCGAGCTCACGGACGGACGCCCGCCGCCGACCCGTTGGCGGGTGCTGGCTTCGGGCTACGGGGCGGGCTCGCGCGACCCCGCCGACAGGCCCAACTGCTTGCGCCTGTTACTAGCGGAACTGTCCTCTGAACAGGACACAACGATGGTGATCGTGCAGTCGGATCTGGACGACATGGCGCCCGAGTACGTGCCCCCGGCGCTGGAGGCGCTGCGCGCGGCGGGGGCGGTCGATGTTACCACTTCCGCGGTGGGAATGAAGAAGGGAAGGCCGGGCCTGCGAATCGAGGCTTTGGCCCCGTACCAAACGCTCGACAGCGTTCTCGATGCTCTGTTCGAGAGCACGACGACGATCGGGGCCAGGTACTGGACCGTGGGCCGGCGCGCGCTGCCGAGGACCGCGAGCACGAGACTCTGGCACGGAACGCGCATTCGGAGCAAGCAGGTGCACCTCCCGGACGGGCAGGTGCGCCGGAAGCCGGAGTTCGACGACGTGGCGAGCGCGGCTCGCGACGCGGGCGTGCCCCCGCTGGGGGTCAGACAGGCTCTGGATTCTACGGAACCGACAGACGAAGACGGTACCGCGGTCGGTGGTTCGACCCCGGTCGAGATGGTATGA
- the plsY gene encoding glycerol-3-phosphate 1-O-acyltransferase PlsY, with amino-acid sequence MSGALLILAYLLGSIPSSFLAGRARGIDLRERGSGNLGATNVFRVLGWRWAAPVMLLDVAKGFVPARYFAGLAAVDGTGWALAFGVAAIVGHVFPVYVRFRGGKGVATGGGVFLALAPAAVGIGLLVWGGVVAITGIVSLASMVAALALPAAVWWLEGSGLMFYVALALAAFVLVTHRANVRRLVRGEEPSFRRREEAT; translated from the coding sequence TTGAGCGGCGCGCTGCTGATCCTGGCGTACCTGCTCGGGTCCATCCCGAGCAGCTTCCTGGCGGGCCGCGCGCGCGGCATCGACCTGCGCGAGCGCGGCAGCGGCAACCTGGGCGCTACGAACGTCTTCCGCGTGCTCGGCTGGCGCTGGGCCGCACCCGTGATGCTGCTGGACGTGGCCAAGGGATTCGTCCCCGCGCGCTACTTCGCTGGCCTCGCCGCGGTCGACGGGACCGGCTGGGCGCTCGCGTTCGGAGTCGCCGCCATCGTCGGGCACGTCTTCCCGGTCTACGTGCGCTTTCGGGGTGGCAAGGGGGTCGCCACCGGCGGGGGAGTGTTCCTGGCGCTCGCTCCGGCGGCGGTCGGGATCGGACTCCTGGTGTGGGGCGGCGTGGTAGCCATCACGGGGATAGTCTCGCTCGCGTCCATGGTCGCCGCGCTCGCGCTCCCGGCGGCCGTGTGGTGGCTGGAGGGGAGTGGCCTGATGTTCTACGTGGCGCTGGCGCTCGCGGCCTTCGTGCTGGTCACGCACCGGGCCAACGTGCGGCGTCTGGTACGCGGCGAGGAGCCGTCGTTTCGGCGCAGGGAGGAGGCGACGTGA
- a CDS encoding protein-L-isoaspartate(D-aspartate) O-methyltransferase, which yields MSDAYARAREGLLETVRRKGVRDLDVLRAVAEVPRHLFVPEGVRHRAYDDSALPIGFGQTISQPSLQALCAELAELTGKERVLEVGTGSGYQTALLARLAQHVYSIERIPQLATRARLALEESGHRNVLVTVGDGSLGWARYAPYDAIIVAAGSPDVPPALIDQLAMGGRLIIPVGDREMQHLRVVRRHEDGLTVTDELACTFVPLLGRQAWGGRGEHATGDEA from the coding sequence GTGAGCGACGCCTACGCGCGCGCCCGTGAGGGGTTGCTGGAGACGGTACGGCGCAAGGGCGTTCGGGACCTCGACGTACTGCGCGCCGTCGCCGAGGTGCCGCGCCACCTCTTCGTCCCCGAGGGCGTGCGCCACCGCGCCTACGACGATTCCGCGTTGCCGATCGGCTTCGGTCAGACCATCTCGCAGCCGTCCCTGCAGGCGCTGTGCGCGGAGCTGGCCGAGCTGACCGGAAAGGAGCGGGTGCTGGAAGTCGGCACCGGGAGCGGCTACCAGACCGCGCTCCTGGCGCGGCTCGCCCAGCACGTGTACTCCATCGAGCGCATTCCGCAGCTCGCCACGCGCGCGCGCCTGGCGCTGGAGGAATCCGGCCACCGGAACGTGCTGGTCACGGTGGGCGACGGCTCCCTCGGCTGGGCCAGGTACGCGCCCTACGACGCCATCATCGTGGCGGCGGGATCGCCGGACGTGCCGCCGGCCCTCATCGACCAACTCGCCATGGGCGGACGCCTGATCATCCCGGTCGGGGATCGCGAGATGCAGCACCTGAGGGTGGTTCGCCGCCACGAGGATGGCTTGACCGTCACGGACGAACTGGCCTGCACCTTCGTGCCGCTGCTAGGCAGGCAGGCGTGGGGCGGTCGCGGCGAACACGCGACGGGAGACGAGGCTTGA
- the uvrC gene encoding excinuclease ABC subunit UvrC: MSATFDPRGKSLPARPGVYLFKDRRGRILYVGKAKSLRARVRGHFNSESTTSAKNRQMLARVADVETIVVASEAEALLLEANLIKAHHPRFNIQLRDDKRYPYVKVTLAEPFPRVLVTRRVENDGARYFGPYTDVGALRHALEVIKRAHTVRSCRYALPTERPARPCLDHHIGRCEAPCVGLQTQAEYGRMIAEVVDVLGGRTGGVRGRVEAEMRESAERLDFERAAERRDVLQGLAAIERRQRALDVRGGDVDALGVARDGERAAAVRLRVRGGKLLGREVDFFENADEVDSGGVLAAAATRFYLGRGEHGVDDLPREILAPEEFEDRAALEEILNERGGRRLRVRVPQRGAKTRLVHLAAQNARHLLEERAVLRPDVGERAEDVLYELQEALDLKVVPRRIVCFDVSHTQGTEVVASAVTFENGAPRKAGYRRFRIRGDWGNDDLRSMAEVVERYMRRRLEEDDTLPDLMLIDGGKGQLRAALKAAVSAGAADVEAVALAKREEEIHRTGGRAPVRLAVRNPALRLLQRARDEAHRFAHGYNRRLRGKRTLRSSLSEVPGIGPARQRALLVQFGSVSAIRAAAEQDIAAIPGISPTLARTLKSHLERSG; this comes from the coding sequence GTGAGCGCAACCTTCGACCCCCGCGGAAAAAGCCTCCCGGCGCGCCCCGGGGTCTACCTGTTCAAGGACCGACGCGGACGCATCCTGTACGTGGGGAAGGCCAAGTCCCTACGGGCGCGCGTGCGCGGCCATTTCAATTCTGAAAGCACCACCTCGGCCAAGAATCGACAGATGCTCGCGCGCGTGGCCGACGTCGAGACGATCGTCGTGGCGAGCGAGGCCGAAGCGCTTCTTCTGGAAGCGAACCTCATCAAGGCGCACCACCCCCGCTTCAACATCCAGCTCCGGGACGACAAGCGATACCCGTACGTGAAGGTCACGCTCGCCGAGCCCTTCCCGCGCGTCCTCGTCACCCGCCGGGTCGAGAACGACGGCGCGCGATACTTCGGGCCGTACACGGACGTGGGCGCCCTGCGCCACGCGCTGGAGGTCATCAAGCGGGCGCACACGGTGCGCAGCTGTCGCTACGCCCTGCCAACCGAGCGGCCCGCCCGGCCCTGTCTCGACCACCACATCGGCCGCTGCGAGGCGCCCTGCGTGGGGCTTCAGACGCAAGCGGAATACGGCCGCATGATCGCGGAGGTAGTGGACGTGCTGGGCGGCCGCACGGGCGGGGTTCGCGGCCGCGTGGAGGCGGAGATGCGGGAATCGGCCGAGCGGCTCGACTTCGAGCGCGCCGCGGAGCGTCGCGACGTCCTCCAGGGTCTGGCCGCCATCGAGCGGCGCCAGCGAGCGCTGGACGTGCGCGGGGGAGACGTCGATGCTCTGGGGGTCGCACGCGACGGGGAGCGCGCGGCCGCCGTCCGTCTCCGCGTACGGGGCGGCAAGCTGCTCGGCAGGGAGGTGGACTTCTTCGAGAACGCGGACGAAGTCGACTCCGGCGGAGTGCTCGCCGCCGCCGCCACGCGCTTTTATCTGGGCCGCGGAGAGCACGGCGTCGATGACCTGCCCCGTGAGATCCTCGCTCCCGAGGAGTTCGAGGACCGCGCGGCGCTGGAGGAGATCCTGAACGAGCGGGGGGGACGGCGCCTGCGCGTTCGCGTGCCCCAGCGTGGGGCCAAGACCCGGTTGGTTCACCTCGCCGCTCAGAACGCGCGTCACCTGCTGGAGGAGAGGGCCGTCCTGCGTCCCGACGTCGGCGAGCGCGCGGAGGACGTTCTCTACGAGCTTCAGGAAGCCCTCGACCTGAAGGTGGTCCCTCGCCGCATCGTTTGCTTCGACGTCTCCCACACGCAGGGCACCGAGGTCGTAGCGAGCGCCGTGACCTTCGAGAACGGCGCCCCGCGCAAGGCCGGCTACCGGCGCTTTCGGATCCGCGGCGACTGGGGCAACGACGACCTCCGGTCCATGGCGGAGGTGGTCGAGCGTTACATGCGGCGGCGCCTCGAGGAGGACGACACGCTGCCCGATCTCATGCTGATAGATGGCGGCAAGGGTCAGCTCCGCGCCGCGCTGAAAGCCGCCGTCTCCGCGGGAGCGGCGGACGTCGAAGCCGTCGCCCTGGCGAAGCGCGAAGAAGAGATTCACCGAACGGGGGGGAGGGCGCCCGTCCGCCTGGCCGTCAGAAACCCCGCGCTGCGCCTGCTTCAGCGTGCGCGCGACGAGGCCCACCGGTTCGCGCACGGATACAATCGCCGTCTGCGCGGGAAGCGGACGCTCAGGAGCAGCCTGTCGGAGGTGCCCGGAATAGGCCCTGCGCGTCAGCGGGCGCTGCTGGTCCAGTTCGGTAGCGTGTCGGCGATCCGGGCCGCCGCCGAGCAGGACATCGCCGCCATACCTGGCATCTCGCCCACGCTGGCACGCACGCTGAAGAGTCACCTGGAGCGCTCCGGCTGA
- a CDS encoding tetratricopeptide repeat protein, whose product MSRVRMILTLVALGSMVGALPASAQKPSDNRYTRGVALYISQARQKANPDDKKKLFQQAIDLAQDGMSANANNPRLYLLLGRAYAELNQVGEAAGAWDRAIELYPEYEEELSTDRHNAWVRAYNAGATASQQGDMETAEAHYRGADKVFQGRPEAKLNLGTMLAAEGEDEESVTFFQGALEIMDGPEGEKLREANEEAFDNNRRVAVFNMAQVLARSDRGEEAVQAYRDYLEINPEDMTALGNLGVVLGQLGQTDEVAELYAGALERDDLSGDEYFRLGVGLFGAERYEEARTAFAKSLDKNPHSRDTRYNMANSVYALARAIEERLVEAGAAPEGDDRDDLATYYGELREQAGALREMDPYNENILALAAQAVRSLSDLEADEAAADALRQETANILERRAGLAFSVEGVDMEVDDDFVILSGTAVNIAGAEGDPATLRFVVVDEDGVELTTGEVALTLPAEDGSTPWELELPFDSETRPAGWRYEVAE is encoded by the coding sequence ATGTCTCGTGTCCGCATGATTCTCACGCTCGTTGCGCTGGGAAGCATGGTCGGAGCGCTCCCCGCGTCGGCCCAGAAGCCGAGCGATAACCGCTACACGCGTGGCGTGGCGCTCTACATCAGCCAAGCGCGCCAGAAGGCGAACCCCGACGACAAGAAGAAGCTCTTCCAGCAGGCGATCGATCTGGCCCAGGACGGCATGTCGGCGAATGCGAACAACCCGCGGCTCTACCTGCTCTTGGGTCGAGCCTACGCCGAGCTGAACCAGGTGGGAGAGGCCGCCGGGGCGTGGGATCGTGCGATAGAGCTCTATCCGGAATACGAAGAGGAACTCAGCACGGACCGCCACAACGCTTGGGTTCGCGCCTACAACGCGGGAGCCACGGCCTCCCAGCAGGGTGACATGGAGACCGCCGAGGCGCACTATCGCGGCGCGGACAAGGTCTTTCAGGGACGTCCGGAGGCCAAGCTCAACCTGGGAACCATGTTGGCGGCCGAGGGAGAAGACGAGGAGTCCGTCACGTTCTTTCAGGGAGCCCTCGAGATCATGGACGGCCCGGAGGGCGAGAAGCTCCGCGAGGCGAACGAGGAAGCCTTCGACAACAACCGCCGCGTCGCGGTATTCAACATGGCCCAGGTGCTGGCTCGTTCCGACCGCGGAGAGGAAGCGGTTCAGGCCTACCGGGACTATCTCGAGATCAACCCCGAGGACATGACGGCGCTCGGCAATCTGGGCGTGGTGCTGGGCCAGCTCGGCCAAACGGATGAGGTGGCGGAGCTCTACGCGGGGGCCCTCGAACGCGATGATTTGTCGGGCGATGAGTACTTCCGGTTGGGGGTGGGCCTGTTCGGCGCGGAGCGCTACGAGGAGGCTCGCACGGCGTTCGCCAAGTCGCTCGACAAGAATCCCCATTCCCGCGACACGCGTTACAACATGGCCAACTCGGTCTACGCCCTCGCGCGCGCCATCGAGGAGCGCCTGGTGGAGGCGGGGGCCGCGCCGGAGGGCGACGACAGGGACGACCTGGCCACGTACTACGGCGAGCTCCGCGAGCAGGCCGGCGCGTTGCGCGAAATGGACCCGTACAACGAGAACATTCTTGCGCTGGCGGCTCAGGCGGTTCGATCGCTGAGCGACCTGGAGGCCGACGAAGCAGCGGCGGATGCGCTTCGGCAGGAAACCGCGAACATCCTGGAGCGGCGCGCCGGCCTGGCCTTTTCGGTAGAGGGTGTCGATATGGAGGTCGACGACGACTTCGTGATCCTCAGCGGCACCGCCGTGAACATAGCCGGCGCCGAAGGAGATCCGGCCACCCTGCGCTTTGTCGTGGTCGACGAGGATGGGGTCGAGCTGACCACGGGAGAAGTGGCGCTCACGCTGCCGGCGGAGGACGGATCCACGCCGTGGGAGCTGGAGCTGCCGTTCGACTCCGAGACACGGCCCGCGGGCTGGCGCTACGAGGTGGCCGAGTAA
- a CDS encoding DUF512 domain-containing protein → MVTIKTVLSGSIAEALELRVGSRIVRINGDIVRDGIDFRFLEAEPWLEVEVADPAGERVILEIEKDPAELLGIEPAPDPVRECANKCVFCFIDGNPEGVRQSLYLRDDDFRLSFAYGSYVTLTNLGAQGIARLIEQRLSPLYVSVHATEPWVRERILGVGRGGDVLERLGELVRGGIAVHAQIVLCPGWNDGPHLRRSIDDLWRLGEGIQTLSVVPVGLTRHNAHRPVRPLSPEEARDAIAAVERARGQALGARGYGWAYAADELFYLAGETLPGADYHDDDSLAENGVGALSDLLADFGAALADGAFHGNRVAVLTGTRVGAELRHAVAELAGGGGPRILPVPNRLFGSEVSAAGLMAGRDALAALAACGPFDLILVPATALNGDGVFIDDIPGSAIEGAARGARVVFAESFSEALAA, encoded by the coding sequence ATGGTCACGATAAAGACGGTTCTTTCCGGCTCCATTGCGGAGGCGCTGGAGCTACGTGTGGGCAGCCGAATCGTGCGTATCAACGGCGACATCGTGCGCGATGGAATCGACTTTCGGTTCCTCGAGGCCGAGCCGTGGCTCGAGGTGGAGGTCGCCGACCCGGCGGGGGAGAGGGTAATCCTCGAGATAGAGAAGGATCCCGCGGAGCTTCTCGGCATCGAGCCCGCCCCGGATCCCGTGAGGGAATGCGCGAACAAGTGCGTCTTCTGCTTCATCGACGGAAACCCGGAGGGGGTGAGGCAAAGCCTCTACCTGCGCGACGATGACTTCCGTCTGTCGTTCGCCTACGGGAGCTACGTCACCCTGACCAACCTGGGCGCGCAGGGAATCGCCCGCCTGATAGAGCAGCGTCTGTCGCCGCTCTACGTCAGCGTGCACGCCACGGAGCCATGGGTGCGCGAGCGAATTCTGGGCGTAGGGCGCGGGGGCGACGTCCTCGAGCGCCTGGGCGAGCTGGTGCGCGGGGGCATCGCCGTACACGCGCAGATCGTGCTGTGTCCCGGGTGGAACGACGGGCCCCATCTGCGCCGCAGCATCGACGATCTGTGGCGCTTGGGGGAGGGGATCCAGACCCTCTCGGTGGTGCCCGTGGGGTTGACCCGACACAACGCGCACAGGCCGGTGCGGCCCCTGTCCCCGGAGGAAGCCAGGGACGCCATCGCGGCGGTAGAACGGGCCCGCGGGCAAGCCCTCGGAGCGCGCGGCTACGGTTGGGCCTACGCCGCGGACGAGCTGTTCTACCTGGCGGGCGAGACGCTCCCCGGCGCCGACTATCACGACGATGATTCCCTGGCCGAAAACGGCGTGGGCGCCCTGTCGGACCTGCTCGCCGATTTCGGCGCCGCGCTGGCAGATGGCGCGTTCCATGGCAACAGGGTTGCCGTACTCACGGGTACACGAGTGGGCGCGGAGCTCCGCCACGCGGTCGCGGAGCTGGCCGGTGGCGGTGGGCCGCGGATCCTGCCGGTCCCGAACCGCTTGTTCGGGTCGGAGGTGTCGGCCGCCGGCCTGATGGCCGGGCGCGACGCGCTCGCGGCGTTGGCCGCGTGCGGTCCGTTCGACCTGATCCTGGTCCCGGCCACCGCGCTGAACGGCGACGGCGTCTTCATCGACGACATCCCCGGTTCGGCCATCGAGGGCGCGGCGCGGGGCGCCCGCGTCGTTTTCGCCGAGTCCTTTTCGGAGGCTCTCGCCGCGTGA
- the surE gene encoding 5'/3'-nucleotidase SurE, whose product MRLLVTNDDGYLAPGIGLLTAVASRLGDVDVVAPDREQSATSHSLTMHRPLRVRRVREGALVVDGTPTDCVVLALGELLDESPDFVLSGVNHGSNMGDDVLYSGTVAAAMEAIILGVPAVAVSYASREPDPPLDEGWEEVLAGLLRQIVGRDEFPPETLINVNLPPVPAHEVRGTRVTVLGRRAYDDSLTRAMDPSGREYFWIGGGESRWWGSERSDFAAVREGFISMTPLHLDLTNHRLIEDLEAWSVTAP is encoded by the coding sequence ATGCGCCTCCTCGTCACCAACGACGACGGCTATCTGGCGCCCGGGATCGGCCTGCTGACCGCCGTCGCGTCCCGGCTCGGGGACGTGGACGTGGTGGCCCCCGACCGCGAGCAGAGCGCCACGAGCCACTCCCTGACGATGCACAGGCCGCTGCGCGTGCGCCGAGTCCGGGAGGGCGCGCTGGTGGTGGACGGCACGCCCACGGACTGCGTGGTGCTCGCGCTCGGCGAGCTCCTCGATGAGTCTCCCGACTTCGTGCTGTCCGGCGTGAATCACGGCTCCAACATGGGGGACGACGTGCTCTACTCCGGCACCGTCGCCGCGGCCATGGAGGCGATCATCCTGGGCGTGCCCGCGGTGGCCGTGTCCTACGCATCGAGGGAACCCGATCCGCCCCTGGACGAGGGCTGGGAGGAGGTCCTGGCGGGGTTGCTGCGCCAGATCGTCGGCCGCGACGAGTTCCCGCCGGAGACGCTGATCAACGTCAACCTTCCGCCGGTGCCCGCGCACGAGGTACGGGGCACGCGCGTAACGGTCCTGGGGCGCCGCGCGTACGACGATTCACTGACTCGCGCAATGGATCCGAGCGGCCGCGAGTACTTTTGGATCGGGGGAGGGGAGAGCCGCTGGTGGGGCAGCGAGCGGTCCGATTTCGCCGCGGTGCGCGAGGGCTTCATATCCATGACCCCGCTCCATCTGGATCTCACCAACCACCGCCTCATCGAAGATCTGGAGGCCTGGAGCGTGACGGCCCCGTGA
- a CDS encoding NAD(P)H-dependent glycerol-3-phosphate dehydrogenase, translating into MNAVGVVGAGSWGTALALLLAKKGHDVRLWSYEEDVAEAITQSRENSIYLPGVPLPPRLVATTNLAEAVEGAPVVVSVSPSQHVSRVMAEAAPALHPSALVVSASKGIETATLRTMAEVLDAALPPRIAHRACFLSGPSFAVEVAREVPTAVAVASAQPAAAQLVQDLFQTSYFRVYTVTDVTGVELGGALKNVIAIASGMAVGLGLGHNTQAALMTRGLAEMARLGTALGADPLTFSGLAGMGDLILTCTGGLSRNRSVGVELGKGRSLADILGEMRMVAEGVETTRAAARLSAREGIEMPIVEEVHAVLFEGRSPGAALRNLMERDPKPERWT; encoded by the coding sequence GTGAACGCGGTAGGCGTCGTCGGCGCGGGGAGCTGGGGCACCGCCCTCGCGCTGCTGCTCGCGAAGAAGGGACACGATGTGCGTCTCTGGTCCTACGAAGAGGATGTGGCCGAGGCAATCACGCAAAGCCGCGAGAACTCCATCTATCTGCCCGGAGTCCCGCTTCCGCCGCGGCTGGTCGCGACCACGAACCTCGCGGAGGCGGTCGAGGGGGCGCCGGTCGTCGTGTCCGTCAGCCCTTCCCAGCACGTGTCGCGGGTGATGGCAGAGGCGGCGCCGGCGCTGCACCCCTCCGCCCTGGTGGTGAGCGCGTCGAAGGGGATCGAGACCGCCACGCTGCGCACGATGGCCGAGGTGCTGGACGCGGCGCTGCCCCCGCGCATCGCGCACCGGGCGTGCTTTCTGTCCGGCCCCAGCTTCGCCGTGGAGGTGGCGCGCGAGGTCCCCACCGCGGTGGCCGTCGCCAGCGCCCAGCCCGCGGCGGCGCAGCTCGTCCAGGACCTGTTCCAGACCTCGTACTTCCGCGTGTACACGGTCACCGACGTGACCGGCGTCGAGCTGGGCGGCGCGCTCAAGAACGTGATCGCCATCGCGTCCGGGATGGCCGTCGGCCTCGGGCTCGGCCACAACACGCAGGCGGCGCTGATGACCCGCGGGCTGGCGGAGATGGCCAGGCTGGGCACCGCCCTGGGGGCGGATCCGTTGACGTTCTCGGGGCTCGCGGGGATGGGCGACCTCATCCTCACGTGCACGGGCGGACTCAGCCGGAACCGTTCCGTGGGCGTCGAGCTCGGCAAGGGACGGTCGCTGGCGGACATTCTCGGCGAAATGCGGATGGTGGCCGAGGGCGTGGAAACGACCCGCGCGGCGGCACGGCTGTCGGCGCGGGAGGGCATCGAGATGCCCATCGTTGAGGAGGTGCACGCGGTTCTGTTCGAAGGGCGCTCGCCAGGCGCGGCGCTGCGCAACCTCATGGAGCGGGACCCCAAACCGGAACGGTGGACGTGA
- the der gene encoding ribosome biogenesis GTPase Der: MSAPLPVVAVVGRPNVGKSTFFNRVLGGRKAIVEDRPGITRDRNFGQAEWAGRPFWLVDTGGFIGDDQDPLAAAVRDQILAAIGEADVLVLMVDGREGLTAEDERVAEILRNSGLPVVLLVNKLDRHPEEVAQHEFWALGLGDPLPVSSSSGRGSGDVLDAIVAHLPERPPPEEEETVSVAIIGRPNVGKSSFTNRLLGVERSVVGEAPGTTRDTVDTPFRYQGRDLILVDTAGLRRQARVKEGVEYYSALRTEQAIQRAAVCLLLIDSTEPIHVQDLKIAERALEHGCGLVLVANKWDLVEKDDRTSAAYERHIKERAPSLTHVPVIFMSALTGQRVRKALDAALAVADRRQARVPTAEVNEVVGELTRKLHPPHHHGRAVRILYATQAGTAPPTFVLFSNEPKGFTRNYMRYLSNGFRRAWGFEGVPLTIRIRGRREDAA; this comes from the coding sequence GTGAGCGCTCCGCTGCCGGTCGTGGCCGTGGTCGGCCGCCCCAACGTGGGCAAGTCCACGTTCTTCAATCGCGTCCTGGGGGGACGCAAGGCGATCGTCGAGGATCGACCGGGCATCACCCGCGACCGCAACTTCGGTCAAGCCGAATGGGCCGGGCGGCCCTTCTGGCTGGTGGATACGGGCGGCTTCATCGGAGACGACCAGGATCCCCTGGCGGCCGCGGTGCGCGACCAGATCCTCGCCGCCATCGGCGAGGCAGACGTACTCGTCCTGATGGTCGACGGCCGCGAGGGCCTGACCGCCGAAGACGAGCGCGTCGCAGAGATTCTGCGCAATTCCGGGCTCCCCGTGGTGCTCCTGGTCAACAAGCTGGACCGCCACCCGGAGGAGGTCGCGCAGCACGAATTCTGGGCGCTGGGGCTCGGCGACCCTCTGCCGGTCAGCTCTTCGTCGGGCCGGGGTTCGGGTGACGTGCTGGACGCCATCGTGGCTCACCTTCCCGAGCGCCCGCCGCCGGAGGAGGAAGAGACCGTTTCGGTGGCGATCATCGGACGGCCCAACGTCGGCAAGAGCAGCTTCACCAACCGCCTGCTCGGGGTGGAGCGAAGCGTCGTCGGCGAGGCCCCGGGGACCACGCGTGACACCGTCGACACCCCGTTTCGCTACCAGGGGCGGGATCTCATCCTGGTGGATACCGCGGGCCTGCGCAGACAGGCTCGCGTAAAGGAGGGCGTCGAGTACTACAGCGCGCTCAGGACCGAGCAGGCGATCCAGCGGGCGGCCGTGTGCCTGCTCCTGATCGACTCGACCGAGCCCATCCACGTGCAGGACCTCAAGATCGCCGAGCGCGCCCTGGAACACGGGTGCGGGCTGGTCCTGGTCGCCAACAAGTGGGATCTGGTCGAGAAGGACGACCGCACCTCCGCCGCGTACGAAAGACACATCAAAGAGCGCGCTCCGTCGCTGACGCACGTGCCAGTGATCTTCATGTCGGCGCTGACGGGCCAGCGCGTCAGGAAGGCGCTGGACGCGGCGCTGGCGGTCGCCGACCGCAGGCAGGCCCGCGTCCCGACGGCGGAAGTGAACGAGGTGGTGGGCGAGCTGACGCGCAAGCTGCACCCGCCCCACCACCACGGCCGGGCCGTGCGCATCCTCTACGCCACTCAAGCCGGCACGGCTCCGCCGACCTTCGTCCTCTTCAGCAACGAACCGAAGGGGTTCACCCGCAACTACATGCGCTACCTGTCCAACGGCTTCCGCCGGGCCTGGGGCTTCGAGGGAGTGCCGCTGACGATCCGCATCCGCGGACGTCGGGAGGACGCCGCTTGA